One window of Thermocoleostomius sinensis A174 genomic DNA carries:
- the hpxO gene encoding FAD-dependent urate hydroxylase HpxO: MDKLKIVVIGAGIGGLTAGIALKQAGYEVEIYDRIKEMRPVGAGISLWSNGVKVLNYLGLGPQIAQIGGQMNRMEYRTKTGERLNEIDLMPLIYKVGQRPYPVARRDLQTMLLEAFGGEVKLDHQCVGVEETADSVTAFFENGHQATGDLVIAADGIRSILRTYVSEQEVTPTYAGYINWNGLVAADETLAPKDCWVIYVGDGKRASLMPVGGDRFYFFLDVPLPKETPDHPETYQAELREHFRGWAMPVQVLIDRLNPYEVARPVIHDVGPIDRYVRGRVALLGDSAHATCPDMGQGGCQAMEDALVLRRYLMTTNLGVEYALKRYETERIERANAVVRKARKRAEQIHGKDPEVTQQWYDQLASEPPSDVTDAISNVILAGPLR; the protein is encoded by the coding sequence ATGGACAAGCTCAAGATTGTAGTCATTGGAGCCGGAATTGGCGGATTGACAGCGGGCATTGCGTTGAAACAAGCCGGATATGAAGTTGAAATTTACGATCGCATCAAGGAAATGCGCCCAGTGGGAGCGGGCATCTCGCTGTGGTCAAATGGCGTGAAAGTTCTGAATTATCTAGGATTAGGGCCACAAATTGCCCAAATTGGCGGACAGATGAACCGCATGGAATATCGCACAAAAACTGGAGAGCGGCTCAATGAAATTGACTTGATGCCGTTAATTTATAAAGTGGGGCAACGTCCTTATCCAGTAGCGCGGCGAGATTTACAGACGATGCTGCTAGAGGCATTTGGCGGTGAGGTCAAACTCGATCATCAATGTGTGGGAGTTGAGGAAACCGCAGATAGCGTCACGGCGTTTTTTGAGAATGGTCATCAAGCAACAGGCGATTTAGTGATTGCCGCAGATGGAATTCGATCGATTCTGCGCACCTATGTATCGGAACAAGAAGTGACGCCAACCTACGCCGGATACATCAACTGGAACGGACTTGTGGCCGCCGATGAAACGCTGGCTCCTAAGGACTGTTGGGTGATTTATGTTGGAGATGGCAAACGCGCTTCTCTCATGCCCGTAGGGGGCGATCGGTTTTATTTCTTTTTAGATGTGCCGCTGCCCAAGGAGACACCCGATCATCCAGAGACCTATCAGGCAGAACTGCGCGAGCATTTTCGCGGCTGGGCCATGCCTGTGCAAGTCCTGATCGATCGCCTCAATCCCTACGAAGTGGCGCGTCCGGTGATTCATGATGTGGGGCCCATCGATCGGTATGTGCGCGGTCGAGTGGCGCTGCTGGGCGATTCGGCCCATGCCACTTGTCCAGATATGGGGCAAGGTGGTTGCCAAGCTATGGAAGATGCCTTGGTGCTGCGGCGCTATTTGATGACCACAAATCTGGGCGTAGAGTATGCGCTGAAGCGCTATGAAACGGAACGGATTGAACGAGCCAATGCCGTTGTACGGAAAGCCCGAAAGCGAGCCGAACAAATTCACGGCAAAGATCCAGAAGTGACACAACAATGGTACGACCAGTTGGCTTCTGAACCACCCAGCGATGTTACCGATGCCATCTCCAATGTGATTTTGGCTGGGCCATTGCGCTGA
- a CDS encoding MFS transporter: protein MASSSDRVSASDLESLKLASPHWQYRLWLVCICVGMLLFFTQVTAFFPVLPLYLTHRWGQTAPVGLVVGAMAAGLLLFRPWIGVLIDRWGRKPILWLGLVMMLGILPLYGWSPSPQWLMGVRVLHGISQAALATASQTMLADLVPVDRRTAMMGYLAMSNTIGFSLGPLLGAYVYATNGFTALLFTLMGLTILGLIISLPLPWLFRCSQKASSHSSQNSLRQSIQFLWKYILTFPIRDATFIFFIGSFLHGSVVTFLPLFIDNAAIFYSLNALIAVLVRFGLGRWGGVVSQRWIISMAILCSGSALIGLSRLPQQLVWWSILYGLGFGALFPVLSAIVSLSAPTKVRGRVYSFFLAGFDGGMTLGGAGVQPLAQGLSLSGLFTLLGGIGCSISLVAFHQFAKPVVPQEQSD, encoded by the coding sequence ATGGCTTCTTCAAGCGATCGGGTATCTGCTTCAGATTTGGAATCTCTGAAGCTGGCATCTCCGCACTGGCAATATCGTCTGTGGCTGGTGTGCATTTGTGTGGGGATGTTGCTGTTTTTTACCCAAGTGACGGCATTTTTTCCCGTTTTGCCTCTATACCTCACCCATCGCTGGGGACAAACCGCCCCAGTTGGGTTAGTGGTAGGTGCAATGGCGGCCGGGCTATTGTTGTTTCGTCCGTGGATTGGAGTCCTGATCGATCGCTGGGGACGCAAACCCATTCTGTGGCTAGGATTAGTGATGATGTTAGGCATTTTGCCACTGTATGGTTGGTCGCCTAGCCCACAGTGGCTCATGGGAGTACGAGTGCTGCATGGCATCAGTCAAGCGGCGCTGGCGACGGCCTCGCAAACGATGCTAGCGGATCTCGTACCCGTCGATCGGCGCACAGCCATGATGGGGTATTTGGCGATGTCGAACACGATCGGGTTTTCCTTGGGGCCACTACTGGGGGCTTATGTCTACGCCACCAATGGGTTCACGGCGCTGTTGTTTACATTGATGGGTCTGACAATTCTAGGATTAATAATTAGCCTACCGTTACCTTGGTTGTTCCGTTGCTCTCAAAAAGCATCATCTCATTCGTCTCAAAATTCGCTCCGTCAATCCATTCAATTTCTCTGGAAATATATCTTGACATTTCCCATTCGTGACGCTACGTTTATCTTTTTTATTGGTTCATTCCTTCACGGTAGTGTGGTGACGTTTCTACCCTTATTTATCGACAATGCCGCTATTTTCTATAGCCTCAATGCTCTGATTGCAGTGCTAGTTCGGTTTGGGCTAGGGCGCTGGGGAGGGGTCGTATCCCAACGGTGGATCATTAGTATGGCGATTTTGTGTTCGGGTAGTGCGTTGATTGGTTTATCGCGATTGCCACAACAGCTTGTATGGTGGTCGATATTGTATGGGCTAGGATTTGGTGCGTTGTTTCCAGTGTTGTCGGCGATCGTCTCTCTTTCGGCACCCACAAAGGTACGGGGGCGCGTCTACAGCTTTTTCTTAGCTGGGTTTGATGGCGGCATGACGTTGGGTGGGGCAGGAGTACAGCCACTGGCTCAAGGTTTGTCATTAAGTGGACTATTTACGCTGTTGGGTGGCATTGGATGCAGCATTAGTTTGGTAGCATTTCATCAATTTGCTAAACCTGTGGTACCCCAAGAACAATCCGACTAG
- a CDS encoding alpha/beta fold hydrolase, translating to MTSISGTIHEFHWSWQKKPITAIYEVLGEGPPILLLPAFSSVSTREEMRGLAEHLCSHYQAILVDWPGFGQSSRPALNYQPAVYRSFLKDFVRSVFAEPVVVIAAGHAAGYVMELAQRSTAPWSWVVLVAPTWRGPLPTAMGENRWFYTLLRWLIKLPLLGQFLYLLNTLPPFLRFMMRRHVFAEPKHVTRSLIAQKWRTTQKWGARHASAAFVTGALDPVRQRREFVEQFQPLPPLPVMLVIGEQTPPKSLAEMEFLAHFTGVQVYRMPGSLGLHEEYPDRLADGILPFLRKYLS from the coding sequence ATGACCTCGATCAGCGGTACGATTCATGAGTTTCACTGGAGTTGGCAGAAAAAACCCATCACGGCCATCTATGAAGTGCTGGGAGAGGGTCCACCCATTTTGCTGCTGCCTGCTTTTAGCAGTGTATCCACTCGTGAAGAAATGCGCGGGCTGGCTGAGCATCTTTGCTCACACTATCAAGCGATTTTGGTGGACTGGCCAGGATTTGGGCAATCGTCTCGTCCAGCCTTAAATTATCAACCAGCGGTTTATCGATCGTTTCTCAAGGACTTTGTGCGATCGGTGTTTGCAGAACCCGTGGTGGTGATTGCGGCGGGTCATGCGGCTGGATATGTGATGGAATTGGCGCAGCGATCGACGGCTCCTTGGTCTTGGGTGGTATTGGTAGCTCCGACTTGGCGCGGTCCCTTGCCCACGGCAATGGGGGAAAACCGCTGGTTCTACACGCTGCTGCGCTGGCTGATTAAGCTGCCGTTACTGGGACAATTTCTCTATCTGTTGAATACTCTGCCGCCGTTCCTGCGCTTTATGATGCGTCGTCATGTTTTTGCTGAACCCAAACACGTTACCCGTAGCTTAATAGCTCAAAAGTGGCGCACAACTCAAAAATGGGGAGCCAGACACGCCTCAGCCGCTTTTGTCACCGGAGCGCTTGATCCCGTTCGTCAACGCCGCGAGTTTGTGGAGCAGTTTCAGCCGCTGCCGCCCCTGCCTGTGATGTTAGTGATTGGTGAACAAACTCCACCTAAGTCCCTCGCTGAGATGGAGTTTCTAGCCCATTTTACCGGGGTTCAGGTCTACCGAATGCCCGGTTCGCTGGGATTACACGAAGAATATCCCGATCGCTTAGCAGATGGCATCTTACCGTTTTTGCGCAAGTATCTTTCCTGA
- the gntT gene encoding guanitoxin biosynthesis MATE family efflux transporter GntT: MPSFLPNFVRLAIVNILSNLMVPLAGLIDTAFLGHLDEIHHLAGVALATVIFNYVYWTFGFLRISTTGMTAQAVGRDDSNAVWLVALRHILLGLGLGCLIMLLQVPLRSIGFTLLSATPEVKASGQSYYNALIWGAPATLIGFVLLGWFLGRAQGHKVLLLSFISSSSNVLLDYVFIVRWGWGSAGAGWATAISQYLLLVVGLGLMVQEPCRPPLKTIASQLYDPLALKAAFTLNREIMVRTLALVTTFSVFTNLSSLLGTTVLTANTVMLQVVTLAAYFIDGIAFATESFAGLFYGQRATHSLLYLMQVAGGASLALGLSVAGGFIVFPDRLFGLLTDHQSVLDRLHDYVLWLLPVLGFGALAYMLDGYFVGLTQGRVLRVASLYSSLLGFAPVAIVAWQLHSDHLLWLALAVFMAARTLTLGVRVPATLDSDSISDPN, from the coding sequence ATGCCATCTTTTTTGCCGAACTTCGTGCGACTGGCGATCGTCAATATTCTTTCTAACTTGATGGTTCCCCTCGCTGGTTTGATTGATACCGCCTTTCTGGGACATCTAGACGAGATTCACCATTTGGCCGGCGTGGCGCTGGCAACGGTCATTTTTAATTATGTCTACTGGACGTTTGGGTTTTTGCGTATCAGCACCACAGGCATGACGGCTCAAGCGGTAGGACGGGATGATTCTAATGCGGTTTGGCTCGTCGCGCTGCGGCATATTCTGCTGGGCTTGGGCTTGGGTTGTTTGATTATGCTGCTGCAAGTGCCGTTGCGATCGATCGGGTTTACGCTGTTGAGTGCCACACCAGAGGTGAAAGCGTCCGGACAGTCCTATTACAATGCCCTGATTTGGGGTGCACCTGCCACCTTAATTGGCTTTGTTTTGCTTGGGTGGTTTTTGGGACGGGCCCAGGGGCACAAGGTTTTGCTGCTCTCGTTTATCAGCAGCAGCAGCAATGTGCTTTTAGATTACGTATTTATTGTGCGCTGGGGTTGGGGCAGTGCGGGGGCAGGCTGGGCCACAGCTATTAGTCAATACTTATTGCTGGTTGTCGGGTTGGGGCTGATGGTGCAAGAACCATGCCGTCCACCGCTAAAAACGATCGCTTCCCAATTGTATGATCCGCTGGCGTTGAAAGCGGCATTTACCCTAAACCGCGAAATCATGGTGCGGACGCTAGCCCTTGTGACAACTTTTTCGGTGTTTACCAATCTCAGTTCGCTGTTGGGAACGACGGTGCTCACGGCTAATACGGTAATGCTGCAAGTCGTTACCTTGGCGGCATACTTCATTGATGGCATTGCCTTTGCCACCGAAAGTTTTGCCGGCTTGTTTTATGGGCAACGGGCAACGCACTCCTTGCTGTACCTGATGCAAGTGGCGGGCGGAGCTAGTTTGGCGCTAGGACTGTCGGTTGCCGGCGGGTTCATTGTGTTTCCCGATCGCCTATTTGGCTTGCTCACCGATCATCAGTCTGTCCTCGATCGATTACATGACTACGTTCTTTGGCTGCTGCCTGTGTTGGGGTTTGGGGCGTTGGCGTACATGCTAGACGGGTACTTTGTTGGGCTAACGCAAGGACGAGTGCTGCGCGTAGCCAGTCTATATTCGTCGTTGTTGGGGTTTGCGCCCGTGGCGATCGTTGCTTGGCAGCTACACAGTGACCATCTGCTGTGGCTCGCCCTAGCTGTGTTTATGGCAGCTCGGACGCTGACACTAGGGGTTCGGGTACCAGCTACACTGGACTCGGATTCAATCAGCGATCCGAACTAA
- a CDS encoding ribonuclease catalytic domain-containing protein produces the protein MEKGTLIEFRLQGDNTSDKTRPRRLAVVDRPEGKKHWIAIDERGQPHTLHPRQISYVIAGQSYKPTDIAGFWQSIQPYLDPSSLEVAWELLVEDGEPVDPAAMAMLLFSEQSPLLCYAAYYLLSEDKFYFKQKGDRYEPRSAAQVTELKHQSSMEAQRLLEWQGFLERLQAALSGETVEWQSSDRPRLESLERYAVFAEEANHRAPALETLSALGRPETSQAAFQLLVDLQLWSPHENLFLRRSQLPTQFPSKVLEMAQRHLNCPPPDPDTNRLDLTHLKLYTIDDESTREIDDGLSVEFLADGKQRLWIHIADPARWVTPGDELDLEARRRCTTVYLPTGMIPMFPTELATGPMSLNQGQVCTALSFGVVLHETGEVEDYEIHASLVKPTYRLTYEDVDEMLELGIQAEPELEAIATWAKRRQAWRQSQGAISIHMPESSIKVCDDEITIQVLEDSLSRNLVAEMMILAGEVAGRYGEAHNLALPFRGQAQPELPSEGELLQLPPGPVRDCAIRRCMPRSEVSITPFRHASLGLDTYTQVTSPIRRYTDLLAHFQIKAHLRGEPLPFSTATTQELIQTISSTAYEATLVERHTNRYWGLEFLRRHSEDVWQALLLRWLREHENLGLVLLEELGLEMAMRFNRPIEVGDRLHIRVAYADPRQDIIQFTEVSPSTVQAVAG, from the coding sequence TTTCGACTGCAAGGTGATAATACCTCAGACAAAACTCGTCCTCGCCGGTTAGCGGTTGTCGATCGCCCCGAAGGAAAGAAGCACTGGATTGCGATTGATGAGCGCGGACAGCCGCATACTCTACATCCACGGCAAATTAGCTATGTGATAGCTGGACAGTCGTATAAACCAACGGACATTGCTGGGTTTTGGCAGTCAATTCAACCCTATCTTGATCCCTCCAGTTTAGAAGTTGCGTGGGAACTGTTAGTCGAAGATGGGGAGCCAGTTGATCCAGCAGCAATGGCAATGTTGCTGTTTTCGGAACAATCGCCATTACTCTGTTACGCTGCTTACTATTTGCTGTCCGAAGATAAGTTTTACTTCAAGCAGAAAGGCGATCGCTATGAACCTCGCTCGGCTGCCCAAGTGACGGAATTGAAGCATCAATCCAGCATGGAAGCGCAGCGACTTCTGGAATGGCAAGGGTTCTTAGAGCGTCTGCAAGCCGCCTTGTCAGGAGAAACAGTAGAATGGCAAAGTAGCGATCGTCCTCGTCTTGAGTCCCTAGAGCGTTATGCTGTCTTTGCAGAAGAGGCGAATCATCGAGCGCCCGCCCTCGAGACATTGTCTGCTCTAGGTCGCCCAGAAACCTCACAAGCCGCTTTTCAACTTCTAGTGGATCTGCAATTGTGGAGTCCCCACGAAAACTTGTTTTTGCGGCGCAGTCAGCTTCCTACTCAGTTCCCTAGCAAGGTGCTTGAAATGGCTCAACGCCACCTCAATTGTCCGCCGCCTGATCCGGATACGAACCGGCTCGATCTGACGCATCTTAAGCTATATACGATCGACGACGAAAGCACACGTGAAATTGATGATGGCCTAAGCGTTGAGTTTTTAGCTGACGGCAAACAGCGGTTATGGATTCACATTGCCGATCCGGCCCGCTGGGTCACACCTGGTGATGAGTTAGATTTGGAAGCCCGTCGCCGTTGCACGACTGTGTATCTCCCTACGGGAATGATCCCCATGTTTCCCACTGAATTGGCAACTGGGCCAATGAGCCTCAATCAGGGGCAGGTGTGTACGGCGCTCAGTTTTGGCGTAGTGCTGCACGAAACTGGGGAGGTGGAAGACTATGAAATCCATGCCAGTTTGGTAAAGCCTACCTATCGCCTCACCTATGAAGATGTAGACGAAATGCTAGAGTTGGGGATTCAAGCAGAACCTGAACTGGAAGCGATCGCCACCTGGGCAAAACGACGGCAAGCTTGGCGACAGTCGCAAGGGGCGATCAGCATTCACATGCCAGAGTCATCGATTAAAGTGTGTGATGATGAAATCACGATTCAAGTGCTGGAAGATTCCCTCTCGCGCAATCTCGTTGCCGAAATGATGATTTTGGCAGGCGAAGTGGCGGGACGCTATGGCGAAGCTCACAATTTGGCGCTGCCGTTCCGGGGACAGGCTCAGCCAGAGTTGCCCTCAGAAGGGGAACTGTTGCAGTTACCGCCTGGCCCAGTGCGTGATTGTGCCATTCGACGCTGTATGCCCCGCAGTGAAGTGAGCATCACGCCGTTTCGTCATGCCAGTTTGGGGTTAGATACTTATACTCAAGTTACTTCCCCCATTCGGCGTTACACGGATTTGTTGGCGCATTTTCAAATCAAGGCTCATTTGCGCGGTGAGCCACTGCCTTTCTCAACCGCCACAACCCAAGAACTCATTCAAACCATCAGCAGCACTGCCTATGAAGCCACACTAGTGGAACGGCACACGAACCGCTATTGGGGCTTAGAGTTTCTGCGGCGGCATTCCGAGGATGTGTGGCAAGCGTTGCTGTTACGTTGGCTGCGTGAGCACGAAAACTTGGGGTTGGTGCTACTGGAGGAACTGGGACTGGAGATGGCCATGCGCTTTAACCGCCCGATCGAGGTGGGCGATCGACTGCACATTCGAGTAGCGTATGCTGATCCGCGTCAGGATATTATCCAGTTTACAGAGGTTTCTCCGTCAACGGTGCAGGCAGTTGCGGGTTAG